CCTCATGCTGGTCATCACTGCTGGCGCCAGCCTGCTGATTGGTATGGGCCTGCCCACTACCGCCACCTACATTGTCATGGCCTCTCTTACTGCCCCTGCCATTGTGGAAATCGGCAGTATGTATGATTTTATTGTACCGTTGATGGCCGCCCACCTTTTCTGCTTCTACTTCGGCATCCTGGCCGACGATACTCCTCCGGTGGGACTTGCTGCCTATGCTGCTGCAGCCATAGCCAAGTCGCCCCCCATTCCCACAGGCATTCAGGGATTCATGTATGATATTCGAACGGCGATTTTGCCCTTTATGTTCATCTTTAACAGCGATCTCATCCTGCACAATATCAACAGTTGGCCGGCGGGGCTGCTGATTTTTGTCATGGCGTGTGTGGGCAACTTTGCCTTTGCTTCGGCCACCCAGGGATGGTTTGTGGCCAAGAACAGGTTTTACGAAGTGCCGCTGCTGTTGTGTGTGACCTTTGTGCTCATGCGGCCCGACGCTATTGCCAAGCTGGTCGGCGTTGCCCACCAGCAGCGTTTCTGGATGTACCCCATTGGATTGGGCATTTTCGGTCTGATTTACCTGCTGCAGAGGCCGAGAACCCCCAAAGTTCCAGCCCCTGCCCCAGCCTAGAGAACAACTAAACTGGCGCGGGCTGCGCTCAAGGAGTAGAAAGATGTGTAGACGCCGTGTTTTTGGGGTATGCGTGCTTGCCGTTCTTATTGTTTCTAGCCTGTCGCCTGCCATTGCCAGCGATCGCTTTACCGACAACGGAGACGGCACAGTGACCGACCACCAGTTGCAGGTGATGTGGGCCAAACATGACAATCAGGGAGATATTGACTGGCGCGGGGCCGAGAGGTATTGCAAGTGGACATTTCCCTATACTCTTCCTGTATTGTACGACAACTGGCGGATGCCTACTGTGGAAGAACTTCGCAGTCTCTATGTGGCTGACAAGGGCTACCAGGGCTATGAGAGCGACTGTGGCCAGAAGGTGAAGGTTGTCCCTGAGATCAGGCTGAGCTGCGGCTGGGTCTGGGCTTCTGAACCCATGTCTGTTGATATAGAGCTGAAAGGCCGCAAGATAAGGAGAAGAAGCATCAGTGCTCGGGTCTTCAATTTCAATCGCGGCTATCCATACACTGATCTCATGCGCCACAGCAGAGCCTATCGAGCTCTGCCGGTGAGAGATTTGCAGCAAGGCAAGTGAAGCCGGTTGTCAAGAGCGTTGCTCCGCAATTTACGAGGAGGGAGTATGCGGGAGGTCAACAAGATCCTGGTGGCCATATGTTTTTCTGAGTATTGTGATGACACTTTTCGCTTTGCTGTGGGGCTGGCTGAACAGCTGCAGGCGGACCTGCTGGTTGCCAACGTGGTAAATATTCGAGATGTGCAGGCGGTCAGTACCATTGAAAGCATGGGCTACTCTGTGAGTTCTGAAGACTATATCAAGGGCGTCATTGAAGAACGTCAGGCAGAACTGGAAAAGATGGTGGCAGCCTCTGGTTTTCCCAGGGATAAAGTCAGGTCGATTTTTAGAGTGGGACATCCCGTGGGAGAGCTTCTCAAAACAATCAAGAATGAGGGGGTGGACCTGGTGGTTATGGGGACCAAGGGGCGCAGCAATCACCCCCATATATTCGTGGGTTCGGTGGCTGAAAAGATGTTTCGCAAGTCCCCGGTGACGGTGGTGTCGCACCGCCGGAGTTGAAGCGGTGGCTGCTGCTGAAAAGGACACGGTGAGGCGGCTGCAGTGACAGAGGCAGGTCGTCAAGGAAAAGAATGGACCGTCCTGCGGCTGAGATCACCGGCGGCAATTGCAGAAATCCTGGTGGACTTTCTAGTGGAGTTGACTGGCCGGGGGGTGCAGCAGGAGGGGGACTGGCTGCTGGCCTATTGTGCTCCGGGTTCTTCTGTTGAGCAATATCTGGAGAAGATCGGCTCGTACTACAAGTCCCTGCGACAGTATTATCCGAACTTGCCGGATCTGGTTCTCTGTGAAGAAGAGCTGGCAGAAGAGAGATGGGATGAAACCTGGAAGGAGTTTTTCACTCCTTTCCATGTGGGCAAGTCTCTAGTGATAAAGCCTACCTGGAGATCGTACTCTACTCACAAGGGTGAGGTGATTGTCGAAATAGATCCAGGTCAGGCCTTTGGCACCGGCAGGCATCCCAGCACCTACCTCTGCCTGATCATGCTCGAGCTTGTTTATTCTGGTGGGCGCGAGTATTGGTGTTCCTCACCATTTTCAGTGCTCGATGTGGGCTGCGGCAGCGGCATCCTGAGCATTGCTGCTGCCAAACTGGGCGCCAAACGTGTAGTTGGCATCGATATCGATCCCAGGGCTGTGGAGGTGGCGAAGAGTAATGTGGAGCTGAACAAGGTGAAACACCTCGTGGAGATCAGCAGCACTTCCCTGGCTGATATCAGAGACAATTTTGACCTTGTTGTTGCCAATCTGACTGCTTCTGTGATCTGCGATCTGGCAGCAGATATGGCTGCCCGGGTTCAGCAAGGTGGCTTGCTTCTCCTCAGCGGCATCCTGCAAGGACAGGAAGAGAAGGTTGAGGAGATTTTTGCCAGGCTGGCTTTCCAGCAAGTTGTCAGAAAAGCACAGCAAGAGTGGCGGGCAGTTCTGCTGGGCAAATTGGCTTGACGGCCCTGGCAACTGCTCAGTTATGTCTGATTCTGGATAGGGGAACATGTGGGTATAAGAATTCTTTTCGGGATGACAGGGGGTTAAAGAGCTGCACACCATGAAGGACTGAAAATGTTGGAAAAATTCGGTCTTGGCAGGAAAGAGAAAACCGCTGAGGAACTCTTGCGGGAAGAGACAGGTGATGTTCGCCGCCTGCGGCCTTTTGAGCGCTATCTGGTGGGTATTGTGGGCATATCCTGGGCACTGTACCAGCTGGCGCTGCCCAGCGTACTTGTTGTTGACAGTACTACAGAGAGAGCTGTGCACCTTACCTTTGCCATGACTCTACTTTTTCTCCTGATGCCCTGTGTGAAGCGACCAGTGCGACGTCTACCCTTCCTGGGGGTTACCGACTACATTCCGGTTATTGACTATGTCTTTGCCATTGTCGGCGCATTTGCTGCACTCTACCTGGCCATTTTCTATGAAGAGCTTGCCATGAGAGCAGGGGCGCCGACTACCACGGACGTCATTTCTGGCATCATCCTGGTGGTACTGTTGCTGGAGGCAACCAGGAGAATCATTGGTCCGGCGCTTTCCATTATTGCAATGGTCTTCACCCTGTATGCCTTCCTGGGCCCCTATATGCCCGACATTTTTGCCTTCAAAGGCGTATCACTCACTAAATATCTAAGTAATATCAGTCTTTCCACGGAGGGCATTTACGGCATACCCTTGGGAGTCTCTTCTGCCATAGTATATCTTTTCGTGCTTCTGGGAGCCCTGCTGGACAAGGCAGGAGCAGGAAAATTTTTCACTGATCTGGCCCTCTCTTTTCTCGGCCGCTACAAGGGTGGAGCGGCCAAGGCCGCCGTAGTTGCCAGTGCGGCAACTGGATTGGTTTCAGGCTCCAGCATTGCCAACATCGTCACCACAGGACCTTTCACCATACCTTTGATGAAAAAAATTGGCTACCATCCCAAAAAGGCTGCTGCAACCGAGGTGGCCGCCAGCACTGATGGTCAGTTGATGCCGCCCATAATGGGCGCGGCGGCCTTCATCATTGCCGAGTATGTCAATGTGCCCTATCTAGAGGTGGTCAAGGCTGCCGCCATTCCTGCCTTCGCCTCCTACTTTGGCCTCTTCTGTATCACCCATCTGGAGGCATCAAAGGCAGGCATCACTGGCCTGCCGCCGGAAGACATTCCAAATTTCCTGGATACGCTCAAGAATGGTCTTCACTATCTGGTTCCCCTCGGCGTGCTCATGTATGAACTGGTCTACCTGAGACACTCCCCCGAACTGGCTGCTTTCAGATCGATTATTCTTCTCCTGCTGGTGGTGTTTTATCAGGAAATACGACGGGCGTTCGCTGCCAAGACCAGCATAGGTGCTGCCCTGCTGAGCAGCGTTCGCATTATTGGCAGCGGTTTTATCCAGGGGTCGAAGAACATGATGTCTGTGGCCCTGGCCTGCGCTTCTGCTGGCATCATAGTGGGAGTGGTGAACATGGGCATCGGCGGCATGATCACTGGCTGGGTCGAGGTCCTCTCCATGGGCAATATCTTCCTCCTGCTGCTCATCACCGCTGTGGCAAGTCTGGTGATAGGCATGGGACTGCCCACCACCGCCACCTATATTGTCATGGCTTCTCTCACTGCGCCCATAATTGTGGAGGTGGGCTCGCTCTTCGATTTCATCATTCCTTTGATGGCTGCTCATCTCTTTTGCTTCTATTTCGGCATTCTGGCAGATGATACACCCCCTGTGGGCTTGGCCGCCTATGCTGCTGCGGCCATTGCCGAGTCGGAGCCCATTCCCACGGGCATCCAGGGGTTCAAATACGACATCAGAACCTCGTGCATTGCCTTTATGTTTGTATTCAACCCCGAATTAATCCTGCACAACATCAACACCTGGAGCCAGGGGTTGCTCATTTTCGGCATGGCCCTGATTGGCATGTCGTCTTTCGAGTGTTTTGCCCAGGGGTGGTGTCTGACCAAGAACAAGTGGTATGAGATTCCCTTTTTCCTGACAGCCTGGTTTATTCTGTTTCATCCAGGAGGTGTGGCCACCTTCTTCCATGTGGATCATGGCCTGCGCTATTATTTCTACCCCCTGGGTATTCTCATTTACGCTCTGGTTATAGGTTGGCAAAAACTGAGAATGAAATGGGCGGAGCGGGCACCACAGGTTTCAGGAGTTTAATGAACCAGGGGCCGCGGTAGATTGTCAAGTGCCGACTGCTGCACAGGGCTATGAGGACAAAAAATGACAGATGATGTTAAAGCCCGGGAAGATGAACTGGTCACCTTAAAAGAGGATGGCTCTCTCTCTGTGCCAGACAGACCCATTATTGTGTTCATTCAAGGAGACGGCATTGGTCCCGACATCTGGAATGCTGCGGTAAGGGTCTTTGATGCGGCTGTTGCCGGTGTCTATGGAGAAAAGCGTCGGGTTCAGTGGCTTGAAGCTCTGGCAGGAGAGAAGGCCTTTGCAGAAAAGGGGGAATGGCTGCCTGGAGAGACCCTCGAATTGCTGAGGAAACATGTGGTAGGCATCAAAGGGCCCCTGACCACTCCGGTGGGGGGTGGAATCCGCAGTTTGAATGTTACTTTGCGACAGGTGCTCGACCTGTATGCCTGTATTCGCCCCGTGAGGTACTATCGGGGAGTGCCGGCGCCAGTGCGCCATCCTGAGAAGGTCGACATGGTTGTCTTCCGGGAGAATACGGAAGATGTGTATGCCGGCATAGAATGGCCAGCGGAATCTCCAGAAGCAAGAAGAATTGTGGCCTTCATTGATGAACACCTGAGCAAGAAAATTCGACCGGATTCAGCCATAGGCATCAAGCCGATGAGCAGAAGGGCCAGCCAGAGGTTGGTGCGCCGAGCAATTCGCTATGCCCTCGACAATGATAGAAGGAGCGTGACTCTGGTGCACAAGGGAAACATCATGAAGTACACTGAGGGAGCCTTTCGCCAGTGGGGCTATGAGCTGGCAGCAGAAGAATTTCCTCAGCAGACAGTTGCCGAATCTGAGGTTCAGGAGAAGTATGGCGGTGTGGTTCCCGAAGGTCGGCTGCTCATCAAGGACCGTATTGCGGATATGATGTTTCAGCAGGCTCTGCTGCGGCCTGAAGAGTATGAAGTGCTGGCCATGCCTAATTTAAATGGCGATTATCTTTCAGATGCCCTGGCAGCACAGGTGGGCGGCCTGGGTATGGCCCCTGGGGCCAATGTGGGAGATGAAGTGGCGGTATTCGAGGCAACCCATGGCACTGCACCTAAATATGCTGGTCAGGACAAGGTCAACCCGAGCTCTCTGATTCTTTCCGGCGCCATGATGTTCGAATACCTGGGTTGGCAGCCAGTGGCAGAACGCATTCGCCAGGGGTTGGAATCCTCTATGGCCGCGGGTATTGTGACTTATGATCTGGCAAGACAGATGAGCGGCGCCCAGGAAGTGAAATGTTCAGAGTTCGCCAGCGCGGTGATAGAGAAAATGGCTGCTCTCTAATAGCATGCAGAAAGGAGCCGCGCTGCGTTCCACAAATCTTTTCCCCTGACAGGGGCATCTGGGGCAGACCTACGTGGGCAACTTCTTGCGAGAACTCATTTTCTTTCTATATCCTCCCATCTGTGCAGGATGTGGTCAGCCCCTGCCGCCTCCTGCGCAGGGGGCTTTCTGTTGCAAGTGCGCATCCAGGCTGGAACTGATCAGACAGCCATACTGTCCTGATTGCGGTCTTCCTCTTCCCCTGGCAGCCACAAAGTCATATCTGTGCGGAGATTGTCTCATCGGCAGCTACCATTTTGACAGAGCAAGGGCGGCTGGCGTCTACCGCGGCTTGCTTCGCCAGGTGTTGCATTCCTTCAAGTATGAGGGCAAGACTTTTCTGGCCAGGGCACTGGTGCAACTGCTACAGCCCTGTTGCCAAGAGATCGGCCAAACGGCGGCCATCGATTTTGTGGTGCCAGTGCCGCTTCATAGGACGCGGCTGCGCACTCGCGGCTTTAACCAGGCTGCCATTCTGGCGCACCATCTGGGAAGGGATCTGAAGATACCTGTAAAATACCAGGAGTTACGGCGGGTAAGACAGACCGACCCGCAAGTGGGCTTGAGCCGAAGTCAGAGAAGGGCCAATGTGAGGGGGGCCTTCCGGATTCGAGGTGCAAAGGAGTTTAAAGGAAAAACTCTGCTCCT
This genomic window from Deltaproteobacteria bacterium contains:
- a CDS encoding DUF1566 domain-containing protein, whose protein sequence is MCRRRVFGVCVLAVLIVSSLSPAIASDRFTDNGDGTVTDHQLQVMWAKHDNQGDIDWRGAERYCKWTFPYTLPVLYDNWRMPTVEELRSLYVADKGYQGYESDCGQKVKVVPEIRLSCGWVWASEPMSVDIELKGRKIRRRSISARVFNFNRGYPYTDLMRHSRAYRALPVRDLQQGK
- a CDS encoding universal stress protein, encoding MREVNKILVAICFSEYCDDTFRFAVGLAEQLQADLLVANVVNIRDVQAVSTIESMGYSVSSEDYIKGVIEERQAELEKMVAASGFPRDKVRSIFRVGHPVGELLKTIKNEGVDLVVMGTKGRSNHPHIFVGSVAEKMFRKSPVTVVSHRRS
- the prmA gene encoding 50S ribosomal protein L11 methyltransferase, whose product is MTEAGRQGKEWTVLRLRSPAAIAEILVDFLVELTGRGVQQEGDWLLAYCAPGSSVEQYLEKIGSYYKSLRQYYPNLPDLVLCEEELAEERWDETWKEFFTPFHVGKSLVIKPTWRSYSTHKGEVIVEIDPGQAFGTGRHPSTYLCLIMLELVYSGGREYWCSSPFSVLDVGCGSGILSIAAAKLGAKRVVGIDIDPRAVEVAKSNVELNKVKHLVEISSTSLADIRDNFDLVVANLTASVICDLAADMAARVQQGGLLLLSGILQGQEEKVEEIFARLAFQQVVRKAQQEWRAVLLGKLA
- a CDS encoding TRAP transporter permease, coding for MLEKFGLGRKEKTAEELLREETGDVRRLRPFERYLVGIVGISWALYQLALPSVLVVDSTTERAVHLTFAMTLLFLLMPCVKRPVRRLPFLGVTDYIPVIDYVFAIVGAFAALYLAIFYEELAMRAGAPTTTDVISGIILVVLLLEATRRIIGPALSIIAMVFTLYAFLGPYMPDIFAFKGVSLTKYLSNISLSTEGIYGIPLGVSSAIVYLFVLLGALLDKAGAGKFFTDLALSFLGRYKGGAAKAAVVASAATGLVSGSSIANIVTTGPFTIPLMKKIGYHPKKAAATEVAASTDGQLMPPIMGAAAFIIAEYVNVPYLEVVKAAAIPAFASYFGLFCITHLEASKAGITGLPPEDIPNFLDTLKNGLHYLVPLGVLMYELVYLRHSPELAAFRSIILLLLVVFYQEIRRAFAAKTSIGAALLSSVRIIGSGFIQGSKNMMSVALACASAGIIVGVVNMGIGGMITGWVEVLSMGNIFLLLLITAVASLVIGMGLPTTATYIVMASLTAPIIVEVGSLFDFIIPLMAAHLFCFYFGILADDTPPVGLAAYAAAAIAESEPIPTGIQGFKYDIRTSCIAFMFVFNPELILHNINTWSQGLLIFGMALIGMSSFECFAQGWCLTKNKWYEIPFFLTAWFILFHPGGVATFFHVDHGLRYYFYPLGILIYALVIGWQKLRMKWAERAPQVSGV
- the icd gene encoding isocitrate dehydrogenase (NADP(+)), which codes for MTDDVKAREDELVTLKEDGSLSVPDRPIIVFIQGDGIGPDIWNAAVRVFDAAVAGVYGEKRRVQWLEALAGEKAFAEKGEWLPGETLELLRKHVVGIKGPLTTPVGGGIRSLNVTLRQVLDLYACIRPVRYYRGVPAPVRHPEKVDMVVFRENTEDVYAGIEWPAESPEARRIVAFIDEHLSKKIRPDSAIGIKPMSRRASQRLVRRAIRYALDNDRRSVTLVHKGNIMKYTEGAFRQWGYELAAEEFPQQTVAESEVQEKYGGVVPEGRLLIKDRIADMMFQQALLRPEEYEVLAMPNLNGDYLSDALAAQVGGLGMAPGANVGDEVAVFEATHGTAPKYAGQDKVNPSSLILSGAMMFEYLGWQPVAERIRQGLESSMAAGIVTYDLARQMSGAQEVKCSEFASAVIEKMAAL
- a CDS encoding ComF family protein, which produces MGNFLRELIFFLYPPICAGCGQPLPPPAQGAFCCKCASRLELIRQPYCPDCGLPLPLAATKSYLCGDCLIGSYHFDRARAAGVYRGLLRQVLHSFKYEGKTFLARALVQLLQPCCQEIGQTAAIDFVVPVPLHRTRLRTRGFNQAAILAHHLGRDLKIPVKYQELRRVRQTDPQVGLSRSQRRANVRGAFRIRGAKEFKGKTLLLVDDVMTTGETVNQCAQVLKRHGAKTVFVLTVARTAML